Proteins encoded in a region of the Corynebacterium breve genome:
- a CDS encoding ATP-binding protein gives MNGDSLLLVTKSVLKSLLEVSSGGERITVKTREGTQKEFKESFSFGALPLYLRTMAAFANAKGGYIIFGVTDNPRSLKGLEGSHLDQFDNLDRAKLTDGLNEYFSPEIRWEAETFKLEGRTLGVIYVAESENKPGVTKKHSIPESRLCKRATFFIGIILARRKLSTRSSIGLLQNQGNENLSYCLNSFGT, from the coding sequence ATGAATGGCGACTCCTTGCTATTAGTAACAAAAAGTGTGCTCAAATCTCTTCTGGAGGTTTCTTCAGGCGGCGAGCGTATTACGGTTAAGACCAGAGAAGGGACGCAGAAGGAGTTCAAGGAGTCTTTTAGTTTCGGCGCTCTTCCTCTCTACCTTCGAACCATGGCAGCGTTTGCAAATGCCAAGGGTGGATACATAATTTTTGGGGTCACTGACAATCCAAGATCACTCAAGGGCTTAGAAGGGAGTCATCTGGATCAATTCGATAACCTAGATCGTGCCAAACTAACTGATGGTTTGAACGAGTATTTTTCTCCGGAAATTCGATGGGAGGCCGAGACTTTTAAGCTCGAAGGGAGAACCCTGGGTGTGATTTATGTGGCTGAATCAGAAAACAAGCCCGGCGTCACGAAAAAACATTCAATACCGGAAAGCAGGTTGTGCAAGAGGGCGACATTCTTTATCGGTATAATTCTCGCTCGGAGAAAATTAAGTACCCGGAGCTCAATCGGATTATTGCAGAATCAAGGGAACGAGAATCTCAGCTATTGCTTGAACAGTTTCGGTACTTGA
- a CDS encoding IS3 family transposase (programmed frameshift) encodes MRARSSLSQAQREQLVELFEQGLGYTAAAHRLGVNPYPVKRLARRFKLHGKLCLVEKPTKQQYSFEVKKDIVDRFNAGESKMELAREFGLSSDQLVSGWVRAWRAGGDEALRPKPKGRPKGSSPAKPFTEEDRLRREVEKLRAENAYFKKIAGLEEPTTRLKAEVIVILKSTHRLDDLLGAAGLARSTFFYHQQRLTMGDKHAQLKQAIIEVFERMNRRYGYRRVHAQLRRAGWVVNHKLVYKLMDQLGLKSKVRVKKKYNSYKGTVSHIAKNVLDRHFTPDRPNTVWVSDITEFRVAGTKAYLSPIMDLYDRSILSYSVSTSPNTALTSQSLRDAIAQQSPGQGLLVHTDQGVQYQHSSWRGLITSIGGVQSMSRKSNCYDNAVMENFFGHLKTEMYHGESFTSLQEFYKAIDDYIYWYNHERIQKRLKGLTPMHYRNQTLEPLTA; translated from the exons TTGAGAGCACGAAGTTCGTTGAGTCAGGCACAGCGGGAGCAGCTCGTTGAGTTATTTGAACAAGGGCTGGGCTATACGGCAGCAGCTCATCGTTTAGGGGTTAACCCCTATCCGGTGAAGAGGCTTGCCCGACGGTTCAAGCTTCATGGCAAGCTATGTCTTGTGGAGAAGCCAACGAAGCAGCAATATTCCTTTGAGGTAAAGAAAGACATCGTTGATCGGTTCAATGCTGGCGAGTCCAAGATGGAACTCGCCAGGGAATTTGGTTTATCTTCGGATCAACTTGTCTCTGGTTGGGTGCGTGCCTGGCGTGCCGGCGGTGATGAAGCTTTGCGGCCGAAACCGAAAGGGCGCCCGAAAGGCAGTTCACCTGCGAAACCGTTCACTGAGGAAGATCGGTTGCGTCGCGAGGTAGAGAAATTGCGGGCGGAAAACGCGTATT TTAAAAAAATTGCGGGACTTGAGGAACCAACGACGAGGCTAAAAGCTGAGGTCATCGTCATCCTCAAGTCAACTCACCGCCTGGACGATCTGCTGGGTGCGGCAGGGCTTGCCCGGTCAACATTTTTCTATCACCAACAACGCCTCACCATGGGCGATAAGCACGCCCAGCTCAAGCAAGCAATCATCGAGGTCTTCGAGCGTATGAACCGTCGTTATGGTTACCGGCGGGTGCACGCCCAGCTACGCCGGGCAGGATGGGTCGTTAACCATAAGCTGGTCTATAAGCTCATGGACCAGCTCGGGTTGAAGTCAAAGGTCCGAGTGAAAAAGAAGTACAACTCGTACAAAGGCACTGTCAGCCACATTGCGAAGAATGTACTGGATCGACACTTCACACCTGATAGGCCCAACACGGTGTGGGTCAGTGACATCACGGAATTTCGCGTTGCTGGCACCAAGGCTTATTTGTCGCCAATCATGGATCTATATGACCGGTCAATCCTGTCGTACAGCGTATCTACCTCACCAAATACAGCCTTGACATCACAGTCTCTGCGTGACGCCATCGCACAACAATCACCAGGGCAAGGACTGCTTGTACATACAGATCAAGGGGTCCAGTACCAGCATTCCAGCTGGCGCGGGCTGATCACAAGCATCGGTGGAGTGCAGTCAATGTCAAGGAAAAGCAACTGCTATGACAATGCGGTGATGGAAAACTTCTTCGGGCACTTAAAGACTGAGATGTACCACGGTGAATCATTTACCAGCTTGCAGGAATTCTACAAGGCAATCGATGACTACATCTACTGGTACAACCATGAACGCATACAGAAACGACTCAAGGGTCTGACTCCGATGCATTATCGGAACCAGACCCTTGAACCCCTAACCGCCTAG
- a CDS encoding alpha/beta hydrolase: protein MELNPRRGLSLALASALSLSVLVAPDALAQSSASGQPLGQSDASSAGVEASSLSSASLMEGPLGDLAFGTHVFGGSSGSSQALGSSTVDIADTFPDPNAPAAEFVSLVHERDNLWTLTVYSPSMQREITNDLVLPEGGPDNTTPRPTYYLLGGAGGGGWTGAGGAPDFFKDKLINVVTPRGAVGSQQADWAHEDPEMGIYKWSTYLAKELPQLIDEMFYGNGTDGIGGMSMSGGPALHIATMDDRFKVAGTYSSCQSTTGVLGQPFASSTVRFYGGDPANMWGASSDPAWAEHSPMLNLEDMRGIKLFAAASRGVPTETDEEVKDSPMPALVVDEQFAYACSRAFVDNARDAGLDIDWYEFDEGTHNWGLFRRQLPETWKTIGPALGVE from the coding sequence ATGGAATTAAACCCTCGTCGTGGCCTATCGCTTGCTCTTGCCTCCGCATTGTCCCTTTCTGTATTGGTGGCCCCAGATGCGCTGGCTCAGTCGTCGGCAAGCGGGCAACCGCTAGGCCAGAGTGATGCCTCGTCAGCTGGCGTGGAGGCGTCGAGTCTGAGCTCCGCCTCGCTCATGGAAGGCCCGCTGGGAGATCTCGCGTTTGGCACCCACGTTTTCGGGGGAAGCTCTGGAAGCAGCCAGGCACTGGGATCGAGCACGGTGGACATCGCGGACACGTTCCCGGATCCAAACGCGCCGGCGGCCGAGTTCGTCTCCCTGGTGCATGAGCGCGATAACCTTTGGACGCTCACGGTGTACTCGCCGTCAATGCAGCGTGAGATCACCAACGATCTTGTTCTGCCGGAAGGTGGCCCGGATAACACCACCCCGCGCCCGACCTATTACCTGCTCGGTGGTGCAGGTGGTGGCGGTTGGACTGGTGCGGGCGGGGCGCCGGACTTCTTCAAGGACAAGCTGATCAACGTGGTGACACCACGCGGCGCTGTCGGTTCGCAGCAAGCAGACTGGGCGCACGAGGACCCTGAAATGGGCATTTACAAGTGGTCGACGTACCTGGCAAAGGAGTTGCCACAGCTGATCGACGAGATGTTCTACGGCAACGGAACCGATGGAATCGGTGGAATGTCTATGTCTGGCGGCCCCGCACTTCACATCGCGACCATGGACGATCGCTTCAAGGTTGCTGGCACGTATTCGAGCTGCCAGTCCACAACCGGCGTGCTGGGCCAACCATTCGCATCATCGACAGTGCGTTTTTACGGTGGCGATCCAGCGAACATGTGGGGAGCGTCATCCGATCCAGCGTGGGCTGAGCATTCGCCGATGCTCAACCTCGAGGACATGCGCGGGATCAAGTTGTTCGCGGCGGCATCCCGCGGTGTGCCGACAGAGACGGACGAGGAAGTGAAGGATTCGCCGATGCCAGCGCTGGTCGTCGATGAGCAGTTTGCTTACGCTTGCTCGCGCGCTTTCGTTGACAACGCTCGTGACGCTGGCTTGGACATCGACTGGTATGAATTCGACGAAGGAACCCACAACTGGGGACTGTTTCGCCGCCAGCTCCCAGAGACTTGGAAGACCATCGGTCCAGCTCTCGGGGTGGAATAA
- a CDS encoding alpha/beta hydrolase: protein MFLFMGSQVYKGTTQLSSPESTTKETADFLDYAGVHREDIAKDFTIEEFTVTASHDDHTIPAIHIHNGDKDRDTAILIHGLGGTKDATLPVAKMFLNLGYNVIAYDQMNSGGNTALVNTFGARESDDTMKVLTQLDTELSDDCEIVMWGTSFGGATAAMAAAKDEGIVDKLVLDSPMADALDMIRIELDKVAGETPFSTNFMLAAGEPFLRVHQGVSYYELDAAEAIKDSDMPVLLIHSRDDEVTPPHMGHEYEEALGDRVTAIWTEGKHSEAYITQPEQYQQWLADFLGQ, encoded by the coding sequence GTGTTTCTTTTCATGGGGTCGCAGGTGTACAAAGGCACCACGCAACTGTCTTCTCCGGAGTCCACCACCAAAGAAACCGCCGACTTTCTCGACTACGCCGGGGTGCACCGCGAGGACATCGCCAAGGACTTCACCATCGAGGAGTTCACCGTCACCGCCTCGCACGATGACCACACCATCCCCGCAATTCACATTCACAACGGCGACAAAGACCGCGACACAGCAATCTTGATCCACGGTCTCGGAGGCACCAAAGACGCAACTCTTCCTGTCGCGAAAATGTTCCTCAATCTGGGATACAACGTGATCGCCTACGACCAGATGAACAGTGGAGGCAATACAGCGTTGGTCAACACTTTTGGCGCGCGCGAGTCTGACGACACGATGAAGGTTCTCACACAGCTTGACACCGAGCTTTCCGACGACTGCGAGATCGTTATGTGGGGAACATCCTTCGGTGGCGCGACGGCGGCGATGGCCGCAGCGAAGGACGAGGGAATCGTCGACAAGCTTGTGCTGGATAGCCCGATGGCCGACGCACTCGACATGATTCGGATCGAACTAGACAAAGTTGCAGGAGAAACGCCGTTCTCTACCAACTTTATGCTCGCTGCGGGCGAACCATTTCTCCGCGTGCACCAGGGCGTGTCTTACTACGAGCTCGACGCTGCCGAAGCGATCAAGGACTCGGACATGCCGGTACTTTTGATCCACTCGCGTGACGACGAAGTCACCCCGCCGCACATGGGCCACGAATACGAAGAAGCCCTCGGCGATCGCGTGACGGCAATCTGGACCGAGGGCAAACACTCCGAGGCATACATCACCCAGCCGGAGCAGTATCAGCAGTGGCTAGCTGATTTCTTGGGCCAGTAG
- a CDS encoding IclR family transcriptional regulator, with protein sequence MGQYSVESGIQVLDRAIAIIDAISQGDKTLAELGDATSIPRATTHRLATALEIHQILDRTTQGAWTIGPALAHFHSNTPTRLINIATPIMDELVDTTGESVQLYKLTGTTRTCIAAIEPPSGLQNTVPVGSRLPLTHGSAARVFAAFTEHLLIDDPFAPDDLAKVRESGLAESVSEREVGLASVSAPIFAGNQEIIAVLSVSGPAERLRPSPADKWGKELVAAAEQLTRAL encoded by the coding sequence ATGGGACAGTATAGCGTAGAATCCGGCATCCAAGTTCTTGACCGTGCCATTGCGATCATCGATGCGATTTCCCAGGGCGACAAGACCTTGGCAGAGCTCGGCGACGCCACGTCCATTCCACGAGCAACCACCCACCGCCTTGCCACGGCCCTCGAAATCCACCAGATTCTCGACCGCACCACCCAAGGCGCGTGGACCATCGGCCCTGCGCTTGCTCACTTCCATTCCAATACGCCGACACGCCTAATCAACATCGCGACACCAATCATGGACGAACTCGTCGACACCACCGGCGAATCCGTCCAACTCTACAAACTCACCGGCACCACCCGCACCTGCATCGCCGCCATCGAGCCACCATCCGGCCTACAAAACACCGTCCCGGTCGGCTCTCGCCTGCCACTCACCCACGGTTCCGCTGCCCGCGTCTTTGCCGCTTTCACCGAGCATTTGCTTATCGACGACCCCTTCGCCCCTGACGACCTTGCCAAAGTAAGGGAATCTGGCCTAGCCGAGTCCGTCAGCGAACGCGAAGTAGGTCTCGCCAGCGTCTCCGCGCCGATTTTTGCCGGCAACCAAGAAATCATTGCCGTGCTTTCCGTCTCCGGGCCTGCTGAGCGCTTGCGCCCGTCACCAGCAGATAAGTGGGGCAAAGAACTGGTCGCTGCCGCCGAGCAGCTCACCCGCGCGCTGTAG
- the leuC gene encoding 3-isopropylmalate dehydratase large subunit, which produces MADQPLTLAEKVWRDHVVKQGQNGDPDLIYIDFQLLHEVTSPQAFDGLRMAGRTMRHPELHLATEDHNVPTEGIVTGSLLEIKEQTSRVQVETLRKNCEEFGVRLHSMGDEQQGIVHTVGPQLGITQPGMTIVCGDSHTSTHGAFGSIAMGIGTSEVEHVMATQTLSLKPFKTMAIEVSGELQQGVSAKDLILAIIAKIGTGGGQGHIIEYRGEAIEKLSMEARMTICNMSIEAGARAGMVAPDQKTFDYVEGREFAPKGADWDEAVAYWKTLPTDEGAQFDTVVEIDGSALTPFVTWGTNPGQGLPLSANVPDPEDFGDEGSKQSAEKALAYMDLTPGTPLRDIKIDTVFLGSCTNARIEDLRAAASVVEGRAIAEGTRMMVVPSSTIVKQQAEEEGLDKIFTDFGAEWRTAGCSMCLGMNPDQLKPGERSASTSNRNFEGRQGPGGRTHLVSPLVAAATAVTGHLSSPADL; this is translated from the coding sequence ATGGCGGACCAACCGCTCACACTGGCCGAGAAGGTCTGGCGCGACCACGTGGTCAAGCAGGGGCAAAACGGCGACCCAGATCTGATCTACATTGACTTCCAGCTTCTACACGAGGTCACTAGCCCACAGGCGTTCGACGGCCTGCGGATGGCGGGGCGCACCATGCGTCACCCAGAGCTACACCTAGCGACCGAGGATCACAATGTACCTACCGAGGGAATCGTCACCGGCTCACTTCTTGAGATCAAGGAGCAGACCTCCCGCGTACAAGTAGAAACCCTGCGCAAGAATTGCGAAGAATTCGGCGTGCGTCTCCATTCGATGGGCGACGAGCAGCAGGGCATCGTGCACACCGTCGGCCCGCAGCTGGGCATTACCCAGCCAGGCATGACCATCGTGTGTGGCGACTCGCACACCTCCACCCACGGCGCGTTCGGCTCGATCGCAATGGGAATCGGAACCTCTGAGGTTGAGCACGTCATGGCGACCCAGACACTGTCCCTCAAGCCGTTCAAGACCATGGCGATCGAGGTCTCCGGCGAACTCCAACAAGGCGTTTCTGCAAAGGATCTGATTCTGGCGATCATCGCGAAGATCGGCACCGGCGGTGGCCAAGGCCACATCATCGAGTACCGCGGAGAAGCAATCGAGAAGCTCTCCATGGAAGCACGTATGACTATCTGCAACATGTCCATCGAGGCAGGCGCGCGTGCCGGCATGGTTGCGCCTGACCAGAAGACCTTTGACTACGTCGAAGGCCGCGAGTTTGCGCCGAAGGGCGCGGACTGGGACGAAGCGGTTGCCTATTGGAAGACCCTGCCCACCGACGAGGGTGCGCAGTTTGACACAGTTGTTGAAATCGACGGTTCCGCACTGACCCCATTTGTCACCTGGGGTACCAACCCGGGTCAAGGCCTGCCGCTCAGCGCCAACGTTCCAGACCCAGAGGATTTCGGGGACGAGGGCTCCAAACAATCCGCCGAAAAAGCTCTGGCATATATGGATCTGACTCCAGGCACTCCGCTGCGTGATATCAAGATCGATACCGTCTTCTTGGGATCCTGCACCAACGCCCGCATCGAGGATCTGCGTGCTGCGGCATCCGTTGTGGAAGGTCGCGCGATTGCAGAGGGAACTCGCATGATGGTGGTGCCGTCCTCCACGATCGTGAAGCAACAGGCCGAAGAAGAGGGATTGGACAAGATCTTTACCGACTTCGGCGCCGAGTGGCGCACCGCGGGTTGCTCCATGTGCCTGGGCATGAACCCAGACCAGCTCAAGCCTGGAGAGCGCTCCGCTTCCACTTCAAACCGAAACTTTGAAGGCCGCCAGGGCCCAGGTGGACGCACGCACCTTGTCTCGCCACTGGTCGCCGCCGCCACCGCAGTCACCGGCCACCTGTCCAGCCCAGCCGATCTGTAA
- the leuD gene encoding 3-isopropylmalate dehydratase small subunit — translation MEKFTTHTGVGVPLQRTNVDTDQIIPAVFLKRVTRTGFEDGLFNNWRTNEQDFVLNQEPYKAGSVLFAGPDFGTGSSREHAVWALMDYGFKAVFSPRFADIFRGNSGKAGLLAGLMAESDIELIWKLLNEEPGREVIVSLEDRTVTVGESSYTFDIDDYTRWRLMEGLDDIGLTLREEDAIVDFEAQRPAFKPAVQ, via the coding sequence ATGGAAAAGTTCACCACTCACACCGGCGTTGGCGTTCCACTGCAACGCACAAACGTTGATACCGACCAGATCATCCCGGCTGTCTTCCTCAAGCGCGTCACCCGCACCGGCTTCGAGGATGGATTGTTCAACAACTGGCGCACCAATGAACAGGATTTCGTCCTCAACCAAGAGCCATACAAGGCAGGATCCGTGCTTTTTGCCGGACCTGATTTCGGTACTGGCTCGTCCCGCGAGCACGCGGTGTGGGCCCTAATGGATTATGGTTTCAAGGCTGTTTTCAGCCCTCGTTTCGCAGACATCTTCCGCGGTAACTCCGGCAAAGCCGGCCTGCTCGCGGGACTCATGGCTGAATCCGACATCGAGCTGATTTGGAAGCTGCTTAACGAGGAACCAGGCCGCGAAGTTATCGTGTCACTCGAGGACCGCACCGTCACAGTTGGCGAATCGAGCTATACCTTTGACATCGACGATTACACTCGCTGGCGTCTCATGGAGGGCCTCGACGATATCGGGCTCACCCTGCGCGAAGAAGACGCGATCGTTGATTTCGAAGCTCAACGTCCCGCCTTCAAACCCGCTGTACAGTAG
- a CDS encoding NUDIX hydrolase translates to MGKNNALHEQDKDAQGEKLVTGRLQMIPKDPAKEFKRTTLAAGAVLWRGDLSDIDSIEVACIHRPGYDDWSLAKGKVDPAESLPVTAVREILEETGYEVRLGKLLGRTIYPVLDRTKVVYYWTGEVIGGEFAPNEEVDEIRWLPIAEAQDIMTYDLDREVLVKAEKRFRLPATSRILYVRHAKAHEREKWAGDDNLRPLEKKGRRQAEMLVPMLAPFGPDRIYSAVPDRCQQTVAPLADELGLDVIVDKRLGDDGLIDDLVGAQQAFMDVVNEGGVSVIVSQGLSIPDVIAWLSANGRLPIDIEIKAKKASVWVLSFNNGELTGADYLPSPLPVR, encoded by the coding sequence ATGGGCAAGAACAACGCACTGCATGAGCAAGACAAAGATGCACAAGGAGAAAAGCTCGTCACGGGGCGTCTCCAAATGATTCCGAAGGACCCCGCGAAGGAGTTCAAACGGACAACTCTTGCCGCGGGCGCTGTGCTATGGCGTGGAGATTTGAGTGATATAGATTCCATCGAGGTCGCTTGTATCCACCGCCCTGGCTACGACGATTGGTCTTTGGCTAAGGGAAAAGTCGACCCAGCAGAGTCGCTGCCGGTCACGGCAGTACGTGAGATCCTCGAAGAAACGGGATACGAAGTGCGCCTAGGAAAGCTTCTCGGTCGCACAATTTACCCAGTGCTGGATCGCACCAAGGTGGTCTACTACTGGACCGGCGAAGTCATAGGCGGTGAATTCGCACCCAATGAGGAAGTCGACGAGATTCGCTGGCTCCCCATCGCCGAGGCCCAAGACATCATGACTTATGATCTCGACCGCGAAGTCCTAGTTAAAGCCGAGAAGCGCTTCCGACTTCCCGCGACTTCCCGCATTCTCTACGTCCGCCACGCCAAAGCCCACGAGCGCGAGAAGTGGGCCGGAGACGACAATCTGCGACCGCTAGAGAAGAAGGGTCGTCGCCAAGCAGAAATGCTCGTGCCAATGCTTGCGCCTTTCGGCCCCGATCGCATCTACTCTGCGGTACCTGATCGGTGCCAGCAAACCGTTGCACCGCTTGCCGACGAACTTGGGTTAGACGTGATCGTCGATAAGCGATTGGGCGATGACGGGCTTATCGACGATCTTGTGGGCGCACAGCAGGCCTTCATGGACGTTGTAAATGAAGGTGGTGTGAGCGTGATCGTGAGCCAGGGGTTGAGCATTCCGGATGTGATCGCTTGGTTGTCGGCGAACGGGCGGCTCCCGATTGATATTGAGATCAAGGCGAAAAAGGCGTCGGTGTGGGTGCTGTCGTTTAACAATGGTGAGCTGACAGGGGCGGATTATCTGCCTTCGCCTTTGCCTGTGCGGTAG
- a CDS encoding NAD(P)H-dependent glycerol-3-phosphate dehydrogenase, translated as MVNVAIMGAGSWGTTLAKVFADAGNTVTLWARRDSLAREIQATRVNPDYLPDVELPEAVSATSDATAALEGATIVVFAVPSQTMRENLTVWSPLLPHDATLVSISKGIESGTYKRMTEVIAEITGADQSRIAVLTGPNLAREIAEEQPAATVIACIDENRAKLVQAACATGYLRPYTNTDVIGCEISGACKNVIALACGMASGRGLGENTLATVITRGLAEITRLGMALGADQRTFAGLAGIGDLVATCSSPLSRNRTFGYQLGQGGTLEEAKEATHGQVAEGVISSESIFDLAGTVGVEMPITQAVYAVCHRDMTVADMVVALMGRSKKSE; from the coding sequence GTGGTCAATGTTGCGATCATGGGAGCCGGTTCATGGGGCACGACACTGGCCAAAGTCTTTGCAGACGCAGGAAACACTGTGACCCTGTGGGCACGTCGCGACTCACTTGCCCGCGAGATCCAAGCCACCCGCGTCAACCCCGATTACCTGCCTGATGTGGAGCTTCCAGAGGCTGTTTCGGCAACGTCCGACGCCACCGCTGCACTCGAGGGTGCCACCATCGTTGTCTTCGCAGTGCCTTCGCAAACCATGCGCGAGAACCTCACAGTCTGGTCGCCACTGTTGCCTCACGACGCAACACTTGTCTCAATTTCCAAGGGTATTGAGTCGGGAACGTACAAACGGATGACCGAAGTCATCGCGGAAATCACCGGGGCCGACCAAAGCCGAATTGCCGTCTTGACCGGACCGAACCTTGCACGCGAGATCGCCGAAGAGCAGCCCGCCGCCACCGTCATCGCATGTATCGATGAGAATCGCGCCAAGCTCGTGCAAGCTGCCTGCGCCACCGGTTATCTCCGCCCGTACACCAACACCGACGTTATTGGGTGCGAGATTTCCGGTGCCTGTAAGAACGTGATCGCGCTTGCCTGCGGTATGGCATCGGGTAGGGGACTGGGTGAGAACACACTCGCTACAGTGATTACGCGCGGACTCGCGGAAATCACTCGGCTGGGCATGGCGCTTGGCGCGGATCAGCGCACGTTTGCTGGACTGGCCGGGATTGGCGACCTCGTCGCTACCTGCAGCTCCCCGCTGTCACGTAACCGCACCTTCGGTTACCAACTGGGGCAGGGCGGCACCTTGGAAGAAGCGAAGGAAGCCACGCATGGTCAGGTCGCCGAGGGCGTTATTTCGTCGGAAAGTATTTTTGATCTAGCAGGCACCGTTGGTGTAGAAATGCCAATTACCCAGGCTGTTTACGCGGTCTGCCATCGCGACATGACCGTGGCGGATATGGTCGTAGCCCTCATGGGCCGGTCGAAGAAGTCGGAATAG